The following proteins are co-located in the Micromonospora coriariae genome:
- a CDS encoding ABC transporter permease subunit, translating into MNLVRAELERLSARRFVQLMVVLLVLAFGVTAATTLAGSHKPSAEELSSARNQAAEARRSMENEHQQCLARQNGALPSSDDGRYYPSDCSEIDPTLRDRLPIAADFLPGVFSFAQQARPLLYFLIAFLVLFGFLVGASYIGADLNSGGVVNLLLWRPRRMTVLGAKLGSLLGGVLVVSLVASVVYLATFWVIGQSAGLAGRLSDEFWRSLGAVHGRGMVLVLLASALGFAIATLGRHTSAALGAVAAYAVVWELGARLVLEIVDARRPDQLMLSSYIGAWLSGEAQFYDSQSCNGSRTGGFCDGFYSLTWGPSLVVLLVLTGGLTAAAFAVFRRRDLI; encoded by the coding sequence GTGAACCTGGTCCGTGCCGAGTTGGAGCGGCTGTCCGCGCGCCGCTTCGTGCAGCTCATGGTCGTCCTGCTGGTGCTGGCGTTCGGCGTCACAGCGGCGACCACCCTGGCCGGCTCGCACAAGCCGAGCGCGGAGGAGCTCAGCTCCGCGCGGAACCAGGCGGCCGAGGCGCGGCGGAGCATGGAGAACGAGCACCAGCAGTGCCTGGCCCGACAGAACGGCGCGCTCCCGTCGAGCGACGACGGGCGGTACTACCCCTCCGACTGCTCGGAGATCGACCCGACGCTGCGGGATCGGCTGCCGATCGCCGCCGACTTCCTTCCCGGGGTGTTCAGCTTCGCCCAGCAGGCACGTCCGCTGCTCTACTTCCTCATCGCGTTCCTGGTGTTGTTCGGGTTCCTGGTCGGCGCCTCCTACATCGGCGCGGACCTGAACTCGGGTGGCGTGGTGAATCTGCTGCTCTGGCGACCGCGCCGGATGACGGTGCTCGGCGCGAAGCTGGGCAGCCTGCTGGGCGGGGTGCTGGTGGTGTCCCTGGTGGCCTCGGTGGTCTATCTGGCGACGTTCTGGGTGATCGGGCAGTCCGCCGGGCTGGCCGGTCGCCTCAGCGACGAATTCTGGCGCTCCCTCGGGGCGGTGCACGGCCGCGGCATGGTGCTGGTGTTGCTGGCCAGCGCGCTGGGCTTCGCCATCGCCACGCTGGGTCGGCACACGTCGGCGGCGCTCGGCGCGGTGGCCGCGTACGCGGTGGTCTGGGAGCTGGGAGCCCGGCTGGTGCTGGAGATCGTCGACGCCAGGCGCCCGGACCAGCTGATGCTCTCCAGCTACATCGGGGCGTGGCTCAGCGGTGAGGCGCAGTTCTACGACAGCCAGTCGTGCAACGGCAGCAGAACGGGCGGGTTCTGCGATGGGTTCTACTCGCTGACCTGGGGGCCGTCGCTGGTGGTGCTGCTGGTGCTCACCGGCGGGCTGACCGCGGCGGCGTTCGCCGTTTTCCGTCGCCGCGACCTGATCTGA